From the Hevea brasiliensis isolate MT/VB/25A 57/8 chromosome 15, ASM3005281v1, whole genome shotgun sequence genome, one window contains:
- the LOC110632316 gene encoding probable serine/threonine-protein kinase PBL16: MGNCWCRWEPSVYRVSSNAKSESPKDQSPSEKPLKDIKKLPSNPEEVEDLRRDSAVNPLIAFTYEELKVITGNFRQDGVLGGGGFGSVYKGFITGDLREGLQPLPVAVKVHDGDNSYQGHREWLAEVIFLGQLSHPNLVKLIGYCCEAEHRVLIYEYMARGSVENNLFSRVLLPLPWYIRMKIAFGAAKGLAFLHEADKPVIYRDFKTSNILLDLEYNAKLSDFGLAKDGPMGDKTHVSTRIMGTYGYAAPEYIMTGHLTPRSDVYSFGVVLLELLTGRKSLDKSRPTREQNLADWALPLLKEKKKLLNIVDPRLEGDYPIKGVHKAAMLAYHSLNRNPKARPLMRDIVDSLEPLQVPEEASNGKSVFTVINNVADGELKTKEDSL; this comes from the exons atgggAAATTGTTGGTGTAGATGGGAGCCTTCAGTTTACAGAGTCTCATCAAATGCAAAATCAG AGTCTCCAAAAGACCAGAGCCCTTCAGAGAAACCATTAAAGGATATTAAGAAGCTACCATCAAATCCTGAGGAAGTAGAAGACCTACGTCGAGATTCAGCTGTGAATCCATTAATTGCATTTACATAtgaagaactaaaagtgatcaccGGAAACTTTAGGCAAGATGGCGTGTTGGGTGGAGGAGGATTTGGTAGTGTTTATAAAGGATTTATTACTGGGGATCTAAGGGAGGGACTTCAGCCCCTTCCAGTTGCTGTAAAGGTCCATGATGGTGATAATAGTTATCAAGGCCACAGAGAATGGCTG GCAGAAGTCATATTTCTCGGGCAACTTTCTCATCCAAATTTGGTGAAATTGATTGGATACTGCTGTGAAGCTGAACACCGGGTATTAATATATGAGTATATGGCTCGGGGTAGCGTGGAAAACAATCTATTTTCAA GAGTATTGCTTCCTCTTCCATGGTACATTAGAATGAAGATTGCATTTGGTGCAGCAAAAGGACTTGCCTTTCTCCATGAAGCTGATAAACCTGTTATCTATCGTGATTTTAAGACGTCTAATATTCTACTTGACCTG GAATATAATGCAAAGCTCTCTGATTTTGGTCTTGCAAAAGATGGACCTATGGGAGACAAGACTCATGTTTCAACACGCATAATGGGAACTTATGGGTATGCAGCACCTGAATATATAATGACAG GCCATCTTACTCCTAGAAGTGATGTATACAGCTTTGGTGTTGTTCTTCTTGAGCTTCTCACAGGCAGAAAATCTTTAGACAAATCACGACCAACCCGAGAGCAGAACCTTGCAGATTGGGCTCTCCCTTTgctaaaagagaaaaagaaattgCTCAACATTGTAGACCCAAGATTAGAGGGAGATTACCCTATTAAAGGAGTCCACAAGGCAGCTATGCTAGCCTATCATAGCTTGAACAGAAATCCGAAAGCGAGGCCTCTAATGCGAGATATAGTTGATTCATTGGAGCCTCTGCAGGTTCCTGAAGAAGCTTCAAATGGAAAATCTGTGTTTACTGTCATTAACAACGTAGCGGATGGCGAGTTAAAAACAAAGGAAGATTCACTGTAA
- the LOC110632318 gene encoding probable WRKY transcription factor 3 — protein sequence MSEVSPAATEAPMETEEENRQEQDVERGSHRLALPQDGYEWRKYGQKFIKNIGKFRSYFKCRNQNCNARKKVEWSDRQPDNIRIVYEGVHSHSSDHSHSSQPTSSAANQYNLLNQVYGDHQPASQ from the exons ATGAGCGAAGTTTCTCCAGCTGCTACAGAAGCCCCCAT GGAAACTGAGGAGGAAAATAGACAAGAACAGGATGTGGAAAGGGGAAGCCATAGACTAGCCTTACCACAAGATGGCTATGAGTGGAGGAAATATGGCCAGAAGTTCATAAAAAATATTGGAAAATTCAG GAGCTATTTCAAGTGCAGGAACCAAAACTGCAATGCGAGGAAGAAAGTAGAGTGGAGTGACAGGCAGCCAGATAATATTCGAATAGTGTATGAAGGGGTGCATTCCCATTCCTCTGATCACTCTCATTCATCCCAACCCACTTCTTCTGCTGCTAACCAATACAATTTGTTAAACCAAGTTTATGGAGATCATCAACCTGCTTCACAATAA